Proteins co-encoded in one Accipiter gentilis chromosome 33, bAccGen1.1, whole genome shotgun sequence genomic window:
- the HMOX2 gene encoding heme oxygenase 2: MPSAMEGSEQGEEGEILHYEETEDDNVSPTDLSELLKEGTKESHDHAENTQFVKDFLKGRIKKELFKLATVALYFTYSALEEEIDRNKDNPVFAPLYFPLELHRREALVKDLKYFYGEDWKEKIQCSEATQHYVDRIHHVGQHEPELLVAHAYTRYMGDLSGGQVLKKVAQRALKLPSTEEGIQFYMFDNVSNAQQFKQLYRARMNALDLDRNTRERIVEEANRAFRLNMQVFDELDKIGRSLTEEAQEGGLPVHDGKGDLRKCPYYTDKLGKAGPGCPYHAAMALAKQPLVQLILAACVAVAAGAAAWYIM; encoded by the exons ATGCCATCAGCTATGGAGGGCTCAGAGcagggagaagaaggggaaatCTTGCACTATGAGGAAACAGAAGATGACAATGTCAG TCCCACTGAcctttcagagctgctgaaggaGGGGACTAAGGAATCCCACGACCATGCGGAGAACACTCAGTTTGTCAAAGACTTTCTGAAAGGACGGATCAAGAAGGAGCTCTTCAAG CTGGCCACGGTGGCACTTTACTTCACATACTCTGCTCTGGAAGAGGAAATAGATCGCAACAAGGACAACCCAGTCTTTGCTCCTCTGTATTTCCCCCTAGAGCTTCACCGGAGAGAAGCGTTGGTCAAAGACCTGAAATACTTCTATGGAGAAGACTGGAAAGAGAAGATCCAGTGTTCAGAGGCAACTCAGCACTATGTTGACAGAATCCATCATGTGGGACAGCACGAGCCAGAGCTGCTAGTGGCTCACGCTTACACACGCTACATGGGAGACCTCTCGGGTGGCCAAGTGCTGAAGAAGGTAGCCCAGAGGGCCCTGAAGTTGCCCAGTACTGAGGAAGGGATCCAATTCTACATGTTTGACAATGTTTCCAATGCGCAGCAGTTCAAGCAGCTCTACAGAGCGAGGATGAATGCTCTAGACTTGGACAGGAACACCAGGGAAAGGATTGTGGAAGAGGCCAACCGAGCCTTCAGACTCAACATGCAG GTATTCGATGAACTGGACAAGATTGGCAGGTCGCTGACAGAAGAAGCCCAGGAGGGAGGCCTTCCAGTCCACGATGGAAAAGGAGACCTACGCAAATGCCCTTACTACACAGACAAACTAG GCAAGGCAGGACCCGGCTGCCCCTATCACGCTGCCATGGCCCTGGCAAA